The Candidatus Acidiferrales bacterium genomic interval AGCCGCCCTCTCAATCTTGAATTTAGCAATCACGCGCGAGTAACGTTGAATAAGCAATCTACGTAGAATTATTGGAAAGCTGGATTAGCGGAGTGTGTACGATTCCATGAAAAATGTTGCCATTTCAAAAACCAACTTCCGCGAGAAGTTGCGAATAAATCAGTCAGCGTTCGCGGCATGGAGAGAATTCAAGCGTGTATTTTCATTTACGGGTATCGAACCGATCGTGTGGTCTTTCGCCTTCGTCTTTTTTGCAATTCACAATCCGTATACCCAGAGTGAATTTTCAATTTGTCCTTTGAAGATTCTGGGTTTTCACTATTGTCCTGGCTGCGGGCTCGGAAGATCCATTTCGTTTCTTCTTCATGGCGACCCCGTCGAGTCGTTCCGGACTCACGTCCTTGGTATCCCTGCAACTATCACTCTGCTTATCCGTACGTTGACCTTGTTAGGTAAATCAATAAAAAGGAATAGACAACTCAATTTAAAGGAGTCACCATGGCAAACATTCTACAGTTAATGCCGATGCTTGAAGGCGAGGAATTGGTTTATGTCCAGGGAATTATCAAAGACATGACCGACAGCCAAGCGCAGCAGTTTGCAAATATTTATAATGTTCGGCGAAAAGATCCTCAGACGATTCTTCTCGTAACTCTGATAGGATTTCTCGGCGTCGCAGGTATACAGCGTTTCCTCACGAACCAGATAGGAATGGGTCTGCTGTATTTGTTCACCGGAGGGTTGTGCGTCATCGGAACCATAGTCGATCTCGTGAGTTATCGAAGGATTGCTTTTGAGTGTAATTACGGCGTCGCACAGGAAATCGCCGTTATGGTGAAGGCGTCCAGTTGAGTTCGTAATTCACAAGCTGAACTGAACTGAGCTAAAGGGCAAATTGGAGGTAGACGTTCGAGTGTCCGGTGGAGTTCGACGACCTTAACTCCCAACCTTGATTCTTGGCGGTTCTGAAACTATATTTTTCGGCTGGATCCCTTTCCTGAAGGGACTCCTTTGGAGCGGGACAGGCAATATTTCAACGAACATCAAGATTTATGGGAGTTTATGGCGACAACATCTGAGTTCAGACCAGGTCTGACAATTAGATACAATAATGATCTTTGGACGATTGTTGAATTTCAACATGTGAACCCCGGCAACTGGCGGGCTTTCGTCCGGGCCAAAATGAAAAACATCAAGACCGGCCGGGTAATCGAAAATCGATTCCGTGCGGGCGAAGAAATCGAGGTCATCAGGATTGAACAGCGCGCATACCAGTATCTCTACCGTGACGGAGACATGCTTGTCTTCATGGATAATGGTACTTACGACCAGATCCAGGTTCCTGAAGAAGTAGTTGGCGAAGGGAGCAAATTTCTTAAAGAGA includes:
- a CDS encoding TM2 domain-containing protein — encoded protein: MANILQLMPMLEGEELVYVQGIIKDMTDSQAQQFANIYNVRRKDPQTILLVTLIGFLGVAGIQRFLTNQIGMGLLYLFTGGLCVIGTIVDLVSYRRIAFECNYGVAQEIAVMVKASS
- the efp gene encoding elongation factor P; translated protein: MATTSEFRPGLTIRYNNDLWTIVEFQHVNPGNWRAFVRAKMKNIKTGRVIENRFRAGEEIEVIRIEQRAYQYLYRDGDMLVFMDNGTYDQIQVPEEVVGEGSKFLKENETIQLFFNGTEITGVEIPIFVSLKVVETEPGMKGDSVNNVMKSAKLETGATVNVPIFVNEGDMLKIDTRTGDYVERVK